From Actinomyces sp. oral taxon 171 str. F0337, one genomic window encodes:
- a CDS encoding ATP-grasp fold amidoligase family protein: MPLLRVWDSPDEIGFASLPSRLETKLQVASRLGKGLACVRVDFYEARGRVCCGEITFTDADDCLILLPPRDGMLSELEFY, encoded by the coding sequence GTGCCCCTGCTGAGGGTGTGGGACTCGCCCGACGAGATCGGCTTCGCCTCCCTTCCGAGCCGCTTGGAGACCAAGCTCCAGGTGGCCAGCAGGCTTGGAAAGGGGTTGGCCTGTGTGCGCGTCGACTTCTATGAGGCGAGAGGGCGCGTCTGCTGCGGCGAGATCACCTTCACGGACGCGGACGACTGTCTGATTTTACTTCCCCCTCGTGATGGCATGTTATCGGAGCTCGAATTTTACTGA